The Chelatococcus sp. HY11 genome includes a window with the following:
- the phaC gene encoding class I poly(R)-hydroxyalkanoic acid synthase yields the protein MTKTTDKEPRDAGLTDLDELSRNIAQLVEEAGKVTAAYLRPIEENGPKVGKAEEVSDVVKTMSQLAEKWMTNPQKAIEAQAKLTSNFLALWSSSLKRLGGDEIEPIVSAHPRDKRFLDPEWQDNPVFDFVKQAYLITTTWAEQLVEGADGLDEHTRDKARFYVKQMASALSPSNFLATNPELLRETMREKGANLVRGMKMLAEDIKAGNGELKIRQSDPARFKLGENMAITPGKVIFRNDMMELIQYAPATATVLRCPVLIVPPWINKYYILDINPDKSLIRWMVGQGLTVFCISWVNPDARLADKSFEDYMREGLFAALDAIETNTGERRAAVIGYCIGGTMLSMALAYMAAQGIDRIAAATLLTAQVDFSRAGDLKVFADEEQIAAIEEKMKTVGYLEGMHMSTTFNMLRPDDLIWPYYVNVYLKGQAPYPFDLLHWNSDPTRMAAATHSFYLRRCYLNNDLARGNMSIDGIKLDLGKVTVPVYSLATREDHIAPARSVHLGARLFGGPVRLVIAGSGHVAGVVNPPHKNKYQFWTSDKPLGESLEDWLAKAEETPGSWWPDWHRWLEAMEPERVPARDPEQGKLEVLCDAPGTYVKVIS from the coding sequence ATGACGAAGACCACCGACAAGGAACCGCGCGATGCGGGCTTGACGGATCTGGATGAGCTCTCCCGCAACATCGCGCAACTCGTCGAGGAAGCGGGCAAGGTGACCGCTGCCTACCTGCGCCCCATCGAGGAGAACGGTCCGAAAGTCGGCAAGGCCGAGGAGGTGAGCGACGTCGTCAAGACGATGAGCCAGCTTGCCGAGAAGTGGATGACGAACCCGCAGAAGGCTATCGAGGCTCAAGCCAAGCTGACCTCGAATTTCCTCGCCCTGTGGAGTTCAAGCCTTAAGCGTCTCGGTGGCGATGAGATCGAGCCGATCGTCAGTGCCCATCCACGCGACAAGCGCTTTCTCGACCCGGAATGGCAGGACAATCCGGTCTTTGATTTCGTCAAACAAGCCTATCTGATCACCACGACATGGGCCGAGCAACTCGTGGAGGGCGCCGACGGGCTCGACGAGCATACCCGCGACAAGGCCCGCTTCTACGTGAAGCAGATGGCGAGCGCGTTATCCCCATCGAATTTCCTCGCCACCAATCCGGAACTCCTACGCGAGACCATGCGCGAAAAGGGCGCCAATCTCGTGCGCGGCATGAAGATGCTGGCCGAGGATATCAAGGCCGGAAATGGTGAACTCAAGATCCGCCAGAGCGATCCTGCCCGCTTCAAGCTCGGCGAGAACATGGCCATCACCCCCGGCAAGGTCATATTCCGCAACGATATGATGGAGCTGATCCAGTATGCGCCGGCAACCGCCACGGTGCTCAGATGCCCTGTACTGATCGTGCCGCCATGGATCAACAAATACTACATTCTCGATATTAACCCGGACAAATCCCTCATCCGCTGGATGGTGGGGCAAGGGTTGACGGTGTTCTGCATTTCCTGGGTCAATCCGGACGCTCGCCTCGCGGACAAGAGCTTTGAAGACTACATGCGCGAGGGTCTTTTCGCCGCACTCGACGCGATCGAGACCAATACGGGCGAAAGGCGCGCGGCTGTCATCGGCTATTGCATCGGCGGCACCATGCTGTCGATGGCCTTGGCCTATATGGCGGCTCAGGGCATCGATCGCATTGCCGCGGCGACGCTGCTCACGGCACAGGTGGATTTCTCCCGGGCCGGCGATCTCAAGGTCTTTGCCGATGAGGAGCAGATCGCCGCGATCGAGGAGAAGATGAAGACGGTCGGTTATCTCGAAGGCATGCACATGAGCACGACCTTCAACATGCTGCGCCCGGACGACCTGATCTGGCCCTACTACGTCAATGTCTACCTTAAGGGGCAGGCGCCCTACCCGTTTGACCTTCTGCACTGGAACAGCGACCCGACGCGGATGGCGGCGGCGACCCATTCCTTCTATCTCAGGCGGTGTTACCTCAATAACGACCTGGCGCGCGGCAACATGTCGATCGACGGGATCAAGCTGGATCTCGGCAAGGTCACCGTGCCGGTCTACAGCCTGGCGACCCGTGAGGACCACATCGCGCCCGCCCGCTCTGTCCATCTCGGAGCGCGCCTGTTTGGTGGTCCCGTTCGTCTCGTCATCGCCGGTTCAGGCCATGTCGCCGGAGTCGTCAATCCGCCGCACAAGAACAAGTATCAGTTCTGGACGTCGGACAAGCCGCTTGGCGAATCCCTGGAGGATTGGCTCGCGAAAGCGGAGGAAACGCCCGGCTCCTGGTGGCCAGATTGGCACCGCTGGCTGGAAGCCATGGAGCCAGAGCGCGTTCCGGCGCGCGATCCGGAACAAGGAAAGCTCGAGGTGCTCTGCGACGCTCCCGGCACCTACGTGAAAGTCATTTCCTGA
- a CDS encoding glutathione S-transferase N-terminal domain-containing protein: MIELLYWTTPNGHKIVIALEELGLPYRITPVNISTGEQFKPDFLKVSPNNRIPAIIDHAPEDGGRPLPVFESGAILEYLADKTGKLLPHGRRPRFEALQWLYWQMGGLGPMAGQAHHFLHYAPEDVAYAKDRYVKEANRLYGVLDRRLADRDFVGGDFSIADIAIYPWVRSHARHGQDLGEFPGIRRWYDALGARPSVIRTYEIADTINKAPTVSKEAHSILFGQTATSHTPRDEAAS; this comes from the coding sequence GTGATCGAGCTTCTCTACTGGACGACGCCCAACGGCCATAAGATCGTGATCGCTCTGGAGGAACTGGGCCTCCCCTATCGCATCACCCCCGTCAACATCTCGACGGGCGAGCAGTTCAAGCCCGACTTTCTCAAGGTCAGCCCCAATAACCGCATTCCCGCGATCATCGATCATGCGCCGGAGGATGGCGGCCGGCCGCTGCCGGTGTTCGAATCCGGCGCCATCCTTGAATATCTCGCGGACAAGACCGGCAAGCTGCTGCCACATGGACGGCGCCCGCGTTTCGAGGCGCTGCAGTGGCTCTACTGGCAGATGGGCGGCCTCGGGCCGATGGCGGGCCAAGCGCATCATTTCCTGCACTACGCGCCGGAGGATGTCGCCTATGCCAAGGATCGCTACGTGAAGGAGGCCAATCGCCTGTATGGCGTCCTCGATCGCCGGCTGGCCGATCGCGACTTTGTCGGCGGGGACTTCTCCATCGCCGATATCGCAATCTACCCCTGGGTGCGCTCCCATGCCCGACACGGGCAGGATCTCGGCGAATTCCCAGGGATCCGGCGCTGGTATGACGCGCTGGGCGCTCGCCCGTCGGTGATCCGCACCTATGAGATCGCCGACACGATCAACAAGGCGCCGACCGTCAGCAAGGAGGCGCACAGCATCCTCTTCGGCCAAACTGCGACGTCCCATACGCCACGCGACGAGGCTGCATCATGA
- a CDS encoding LL-diaminopimelate aminotransferase: MSDFHRIKRLPPYVFEQVNRAKAAARANGADIVDLGMGNPDLSAPRHVVEKLVETAGRPRTDRYSASKGIGGLRRAQAGYYERRFGVKLNPDTQVVATLGSKEGFANMAQAITGPGDVVLVPNPSYPIHAFGFLMAGGVIRSVPAEPTPAFFPALERAVVHSIPKPIALVVCYPSNPTAYVASLDFYKDLVAFAKKHELILLSDLAYAEVYFDGDPPPSVLQVPGAIDVTVEFTSMSKTYSMAGWRMGFAVGNERLLGALARVKSYLDYGAFTPIQVAATAALNGPDDCIAEMRDTYRRRRDVMVDAFARAGWKIPAPSASMFAWVEIPEPFRSLGSLEFSKLLIEKAELAVAPGIGFGEHGDDFVRIALVENEQRIRQAARNLRRFLETADKTLHNVVPLAAHR, from the coding sequence ATGTCGGATTTTCACCGCATCAAGCGTCTGCCCCCCTATGTGTTTGAGCAGGTGAACCGAGCTAAGGCCGCAGCACGGGCCAATGGGGCCGATATCGTCGATCTCGGGATGGGCAATCCTGACCTCTCCGCGCCTCGCCATGTCGTCGAGAAACTCGTCGAGACCGCGGGACGCCCGCGTACCGATCGCTATTCCGCGTCCAAGGGCATAGGCGGGTTGCGCCGCGCGCAGGCCGGCTACTATGAGCGCCGCTTCGGCGTGAAGCTCAACCCGGACACGCAAGTCGTGGCCACGCTCGGTTCCAAGGAAGGCTTCGCCAACATGGCGCAGGCCATCACCGGCCCCGGCGATGTGGTGCTGGTGCCGAACCCGAGCTATCCGATCCACGCCTTCGGCTTCCTGATGGCGGGCGGTGTCATCCGTTCCGTCCCCGCCGAGCCGACGCCGGCCTTCTTCCCGGCGCTTGAGCGGGCGGTTGTCCATTCGATCCCGAAGCCCATCGCGCTTGTGGTCTGCTACCCCTCGAATCCGACGGCCTATGTGGCGTCGCTCGACTTCTACAAGGATCTTGTCGCCTTCGCGAAGAAGCACGAGCTGATTCTGCTGTCGGACCTCGCCTATGCGGAGGTGTATTTCGATGGCGATCCTCCGCCCTCCGTGCTGCAGGTGCCCGGCGCGATCGACGTGACCGTTGAATTCACGTCCATGTCGAAGACCTATTCGATGGCCGGCTGGCGCATGGGCTTCGCGGTGGGCAATGAGCGGCTCCTGGGCGCGCTGGCGAGAGTTAAATCCTATCTCGATTACGGCGCCTTCACGCCGATCCAGGTGGCGGCGACGGCTGCCCTCAACGGCCCGGACGATTGTATCGCCGAAATGCGGGATACCTATCGCCGCCGCCGCGACGTGATGGTCGATGCCTTCGCGAGGGCGGGGTGGAAAATCCCCGCACCCAGCGCATCGATGTTCGCATGGGTGGAAATTCCGGAGCCGTTCAGGTCACTCGGCAGCCTGGAATTCTCCAAGTTGTTGATTGAGAAGGCGGAGCTGGCGGTGGCGCCGGGCATCGGCTTCGGCGAGCATGGCGACGATTTCGTGCGTATCGCATTGGTGGAGAATGAGCAGCGTATCCGCCAGGCCGCGCGAAATCTGCGGCGCTTCCTTGAAACGGCGGACAAAACGTTGCACAACGTCGTGCCACTGGCGGCTCACCGCTAG
- the glpX gene encoding class II fructose-bisphosphatase, giving the protein MTNPSSPKPNPHIERILTLELVRVTERAAVLAAQLRGRGDEKAADQAAVDAMRRELNRLAIDGTVVIGEGERDKAPMLFIGEKVGNKSGPKVDIAVDPLEGTTLCARDMPGSIAVMAMAEEGTLLHAPDAYMHKIAIGPGYPKGLVSLDASPEENLNALAKAKGVKVEELTVLILDRPRHADLIAAVRRVGAAVRLITDGDVMGVIFTTMPEKTGVDIYMGIGAAPEGVLAAAALRCVGGQMETRLILDTPEQLERAAKMGISDPDRIYHIEDMASGDVVVAATGVTDGALLSGVRFGPRYIETDTLVYRSATGTVRRISAEHRNFEKFHLG; this is encoded by the coding sequence ATGACCAATCCTAGCAGCCCCAAGCCGAACCCGCATATCGAGCGGATCCTGACGCTGGAGCTGGTGCGGGTCACCGAGCGTGCGGCCGTTCTCGCGGCCCAGCTGCGCGGCCGCGGCGACGAGAAGGCCGCCGATCAGGCCGCGGTGGACGCCATGCGCCGGGAGCTTAACCGCCTCGCCATCGACGGCACGGTGGTCATCGGCGAGGGCGAGCGTGACAAGGCGCCCATGCTGTTCATCGGCGAAAAGGTCGGTAACAAGTCCGGCCCCAAGGTCGACATCGCAGTCGATCCGCTCGAGGGCACGACGCTCTGCGCCCGCGATATGCCGGGCTCGATCGCGGTGATGGCCATGGCGGAAGAGGGCACGTTGCTCCATGCGCCCGATGCCTACATGCACAAGATCGCAATCGGACCGGGTTATCCCAAGGGGCTTGTCAGCCTGGACGCCTCGCCCGAAGAAAACCTCAACGCGCTGGCCAAGGCCAAGGGCGTCAAGGTCGAGGAGCTGACGGTCCTCATCCTCGATCGGCCACGCCATGCTGATCTGATCGCCGCCGTCCGGCGCGTTGGCGCCGCCGTCCGCCTCATCACCGACGGCGATGTCATGGGCGTGATCTTCACGACGATGCCGGAGAAGACGGGCGTCGATATCTATATGGGTATCGGCGCGGCCCCGGAGGGCGTGCTGGCGGCGGCGGCGTTGCGTTGCGTCGGCGGCCAGATGGAGACACGCCTCATCCTCGACACTCCCGAGCAGCTTGAGCGCGCGGCGAAGATGGGCATTTCCGATCCTGATCGCATCTATCACATCGAGGATATGGCCTCAGGCGACGTCGTCGTCGCGGCGACCGGCGTCACTGACGGTGCTTTGCTCTCAGGCGTGCGGTTTGGCCCGCGCTACATCGAGACCGACACGCTCGTCTATCGCTCGGCCACCGGCACGGTTCGCCGTATCAGCGCCGAGCACCGCAACTTCGAGAAATTCCATCTCGGCTGA
- a CDS encoding YbfB/YjiJ family MFS transporter, whose product MHQPSPAATSQMRLRDAIMIATASAASLAVAMGIGRFAFTAVLPMMLHDGVVDLGGGSYLATANYLGYLAGAILCTALPRTSSRLLTVIIRLSLIATALLTAGMAWPQVDLWGPFRFLSGVVSAVAFVLTSDWCVRELASRGKVHLASLMYTGPGLGITLSGLAAGGMVAAEWRASSAWLAFAALSTLIVICVWPAYRKSAAGAEVTTKPASISPPNHSDLKQPHARQAQEPDRGSPFEMAFFAISYGLAGFGYIVTATFLPVIARDALPGSAWIELFWPIFGTAVVIGCILGTRTPSWIDYRAGLIACYVVQAAGVALTLVWPSVTGFVVSSTLVGLPFTIISFLAVQEVRRLRPHHVARYVGFLTVTYGIGQIAGPPLVGLLVNRVGSASLGFAIALGVAASSLLLGALLYALMIRLWPRSTNRAVA is encoded by the coding sequence ATGCATCAGCCTTCTCCAGCCGCCACATCGCAGATGCGGTTGCGTGACGCCATCATGATCGCAACAGCAAGCGCGGCATCGCTGGCCGTCGCTATGGGAATAGGGCGTTTCGCCTTCACGGCGGTTCTGCCGATGATGCTGCACGACGGAGTCGTGGACCTGGGCGGCGGCAGCTATCTGGCGACGGCCAACTACCTCGGATATCTCGCAGGGGCGATACTATGCACGGCGCTGCCGCGCACCTCGTCAAGATTGCTAACCGTCATCATCCGACTCAGCCTGATCGCGACCGCGCTCCTCACGGCCGGCATGGCCTGGCCGCAAGTCGACCTTTGGGGGCCATTCCGGTTCCTATCCGGCGTTGTCAGTGCAGTCGCCTTTGTTCTGACGTCGGATTGGTGCGTTCGCGAGCTCGCCAGCCGCGGCAAGGTTCATCTGGCCAGTCTCATGTACACCGGCCCAGGCCTCGGCATCACGCTGTCCGGCCTTGCGGCGGGCGGCATGGTCGCGGCGGAGTGGCGGGCTTCGTCGGCTTGGCTGGCCTTCGCGGCCCTGTCGACGCTGATCGTCATCTGCGTCTGGCCCGCTTACCGCAAGTCTGCCGCAGGCGCTGAAGTCACCACCAAGCCGGCTTCGATCAGCCCGCCGAACCATTCGGATCTCAAACAACCGCACGCACGGCAGGCTCAAGAGCCAGATCGCGGAAGCCCATTCGAGATGGCGTTCTTTGCCATCAGCTACGGCCTCGCTGGCTTCGGCTATATCGTGACAGCGACCTTTCTGCCGGTGATAGCACGTGATGCCCTGCCAGGCTCCGCGTGGATCGAACTGTTCTGGCCGATTTTCGGAACCGCCGTTGTGATAGGCTGCATCCTCGGCACGCGCACTCCCTCCTGGATAGACTATCGGGCTGGTCTTATCGCGTGCTACGTCGTTCAGGCCGCAGGCGTCGCCCTTACACTCGTCTGGCCGAGCGTGACAGGCTTTGTCGTAAGCAGCACTCTCGTCGGCTTGCCGTTCACGATCATTTCCTTTCTAGCCGTTCAGGAGGTCCGTCGTCTGCGGCCGCACCATGTCGCGCGCTATGTCGGGTTTCTCACCGTAACCTATGGCATCGGCCAGATTGCTGGCCCGCCGCTCGTTGGCCTCTTGGTCAATCGCGTGGGGTCCGCGAGTCTCGGCTTTGCCATAGCGCTCGGCGTCGCGGCGTCCTCGCTCCTGCTCGGAGCCCTGCTCTATGCGCTGATGATCAGGCTCTGGCCGAGGTCTACGAATAGGGCTGTCGCCTGA
- a CDS encoding homoserine dehydrogenase encodes MTQVFRIGIAGLGTVGASAVLMLDRRVRSLSASSGREIMVTAVSARDRTRDRGFDIDRFTWFDDPVALAASPEIDCFVELVGGENGTAKAAVEAALEAGKHVVTANKALLARHGSELAALAEANGVSLQFEAAVAGGVPIVKALREAMAGNTITRVFGILNGTCNYILSRMEAEGLSFDVCLAEAQRLGYAEADPTFDVGGFDSAHKLAILTSLAFGTAIDADAIHVEGISAISPIDIRMAQELGYRIKLLGVAEATPTGIEQRVHPTMVPLTSAIAQVMGVTNAVTIAADAVREITLIGPGAGGDATASAVVADIADIARGAGGNPFVLPVDQLRKAERAPMQLHHGGYYVRLTVNDRPGAAASIVNRFAEADISLESIVQHRSEDAATRDPTGRSGAPVPVVLITYATTEAAVRQAIHKVIGDGHVVETPQIIRIERE; translated from the coding sequence ATGACGCAAGTTTTTCGCATAGGCATCGCCGGCCTCGGCACGGTGGGTGCATCCGCCGTGCTGATGCTCGATCGGCGCGTCAGGAGCTTAAGCGCAAGTTCAGGGCGCGAGATCATGGTCACGGCCGTCTCCGCAAGAGACCGGACGCGTGATCGCGGCTTCGACATCGATCGTTTCACGTGGTTCGACGACCCCGTTGCACTTGCTGCATCGCCTGAGATCGATTGTTTCGTCGAGCTCGTCGGCGGCGAAAACGGCACCGCGAAAGCGGCTGTCGAGGCCGCTCTTGAAGCCGGCAAACATGTGGTGACCGCCAACAAGGCCCTGCTCGCCCGCCATGGCAGCGAGCTCGCCGCGCTGGCGGAGGCCAATGGCGTTTCTTTGCAATTCGAGGCCGCAGTCGCCGGCGGAGTGCCGATCGTCAAAGCGCTGCGCGAAGCGATGGCCGGCAACACGATCACGCGGGTCTTCGGTATCCTCAACGGTACCTGCAACTACATCCTGTCCCGCATGGAAGCCGAGGGTCTGAGCTTCGACGTCTGTCTCGCGGAAGCGCAGAGGCTAGGCTACGCGGAAGCGGATCCGACTTTCGATGTCGGCGGATTCGACAGCGCTCACAAATTGGCAATCCTGACGAGCCTCGCTTTCGGCACGGCCATCGATGCCGATGCCATCCATGTCGAAGGAATCTCGGCCATCTCGCCGATCGATATCCGCATGGCGCAGGAACTCGGCTACCGGATCAAGCTGCTGGGCGTTGCCGAGGCGACACCGACGGGCATTGAGCAACGCGTCCATCCCACCATGGTGCCGCTCACCTCCGCTATCGCCCAAGTTATGGGCGTCACCAATGCAGTGACGATAGCCGCCGATGCGGTCCGCGAAATCACGTTGATCGGCCCGGGCGCGGGCGGCGACGCCACAGCCTCCGCGGTCGTGGCCGATATTGCTGATATCGCCCGTGGCGCGGGTGGCAATCCGTTCGTGCTTCCGGTCGACCAGCTCCGCAAGGCCGAGCGGGCACCGATGCAGCTCCATCACGGTGGTTACTATGTGCGCTTGACGGTGAATGACCGCCCCGGTGCGGCGGCTTCGATCGTCAATCGTTTCGCGGAGGCCGATATCTCGCTTGAGTCCATCGTCCAGCACCGATCCGAAGATGCGGCAACGCGTGATCCGACGGGCCGCTCCGGCGCGCCGGTTCCGGTCGTGCTGATCACCTATGCCACGACGGAAGCCGCTGTTCGCCAAGCCATTCACAAGGTCATTGGTGACGGACACGTTGTCGAAACCCCGCAGATCATTCGGATCGAGCGTGAGTAG
- the recJ gene encoding single-stranded-DNA-specific exonuclease RecJ produces the protein MWRDRLDDAGAAAALAMVQSHGLPDIVARILAARGITGADASGYLEPRLRDLMPDPSILRDMEPAVDRLAAAIVRDETVAVFGDYDVDGACSTALLASFLARCGTRFVIHIPDRITEGYGPNVEAIRALKAEGADLLVTVDCGTTSFEPLAEAARLHLDAVVIDHHQAPQELPRAVAIINPNRQDDLSGLGHLAAAGVVFMVLVALNRRLRGDGFWDTRGGAPDLLGDLDLVALATVADVVRLEGLNRAFVRQGLGVMRQRRRPGLTALLDAAALRGPPEAWHLGFLVGPRINAGGRIGDAALGAKLLLTDDGMAAAQIAGELDRLNRERQVIEHQAVEEATADAERQLSERDAAVLVVGSAEWHPGIVGLVAARLKEHFRRPAFAFALTPRGSTGSGRSIPGVDLGRAVRAAVDAGLAVKGGGHAMAAGITLAPDGLETFSRYLDSMLAEAVAGARLDSGLSIDAAVTAGGANPALIAGIAQAGPYGSGNPEPVFAFPRHRLAEVSEVKGHIRVSLKAGDGSSLGGMAFRSADRPLGQALLAARGQVLHVAGTLALDTWGGQAKASLRVLDVAEPAR, from the coding sequence ATGTGGCGCGACCGGCTCGACGATGCCGGGGCGGCCGCCGCTTTGGCGATGGTCCAGTCCCACGGGCTCCCCGACATCGTCGCACGGATACTCGCCGCCCGCGGTATAACTGGCGCGGATGCTTCCGGCTATCTGGAGCCGCGTCTGCGTGATCTCATGCCCGATCCGTCGATCCTGCGGGATATGGAGCCGGCTGTTGATCGGCTGGCGGCAGCCATCGTCCGCGATGAAACGGTTGCCGTCTTCGGCGACTATGATGTCGACGGCGCATGCTCCACGGCGCTGCTGGCGAGCTTCCTTGCGCGCTGCGGCACGCGGTTCGTCATCCATATTCCCGATCGCATCACCGAGGGCTATGGGCCGAATGTGGAGGCTATCCGTGCGCTCAAGGCCGAGGGAGCGGATCTCCTGGTCACCGTCGATTGTGGCACCACGAGCTTCGAGCCGCTTGCCGAGGCGGCTCGGCTCCATCTCGACGCGGTCGTGATCGACCACCATCAGGCCCCACAGGAATTGCCGCGAGCTGTTGCGATCATCAATCCCAACAGGCAGGACGACCTCTCCGGGCTTGGCCATCTCGCGGCGGCGGGCGTTGTCTTCATGGTTCTCGTCGCGCTCAATCGGCGCCTGCGCGGCGATGGCTTTTGGGACACGCGAGGCGGTGCGCCAGATCTGCTGGGGGATCTTGACCTCGTCGCGCTGGCGACCGTCGCGGATGTCGTGCGCCTTGAGGGACTGAACCGCGCCTTTGTGCGCCAGGGCCTCGGCGTGATGCGCCAGCGGCGGCGGCCGGGATTGACGGCGCTTCTCGACGCGGCGGCGTTGCGTGGTCCACCGGAGGCTTGGCATCTCGGCTTTCTCGTCGGGCCGCGTATCAATGCCGGCGGACGGATCGGCGATGCGGCACTCGGCGCCAAGCTGCTCTTGACCGATGACGGCATGGCGGCCGCGCAGATCGCGGGTGAACTCGATCGCCTCAACCGCGAGCGGCAGGTCATCGAGCATCAGGCCGTCGAGGAGGCGACTGCTGACGCGGAGCGGCAGCTCAGCGAACGGGATGCCGCTGTTCTGGTCGTGGGATCCGCCGAGTGGCACCCCGGCATTGTCGGGCTCGTGGCGGCCCGTCTCAAGGAGCATTTCCGCCGGCCGGCCTTCGCCTTCGCCTTGACGCCCAGGGGCAGCACCGGATCGGGCCGGTCCATTCCCGGTGTCGATCTCGGGCGGGCCGTGCGGGCGGCTGTCGATGCGGGCCTTGCCGTCAAGGGCGGTGGCCACGCCATGGCTGCTGGCATAACCCTCGCTCCTGACGGTCTGGAGACCTTCTCACGTTATCTCGACAGCATGTTGGCCGAGGCCGTGGCGGGCGCGCGCCTTGATAGCGGCCTCTCGATCGATGCGGCGGTGACGGCAGGCGGTGCCAATCCGGCGTTGATTGCCGGCATCGCCCAGGCAGGCCCCTACGGATCAGGCAACCCAGAGCCTGTCTTCGCCTTTCCACGTCATCGGCTGGCGGAGGTGTCCGAGGTTAAGGGGCATATCCGTGTGTCCCTGAAAGCGGGCGACGGCAGCAGCCTTGGCGGCATGGCCTTTCGCAGTGCCGACCGCCCACTCGGGCAGGCTCTGTTGGCCGCACGCGGACAAGTCCTGCATGTGGCGGGCACGCTGGCGTTGGACACCTGGGGGGGCCAGGCAAAGGCAAGCCTGCGCGTACTCGATGTCGCCGAGCCCGCCCGGTAG
- a CDS encoding glutathione S-transferase family protein, which produces MRMAQTDDSPAPAATTLKLYELASADETVRFSPHCWKTRMALAHKGLNAERIPWRFTDKDVIAFSGQGLVPVLVDGEAVVNDSWRIAEHLEERYPHSSLFGGDTGRAVARFVNSWADGMLVPAIIKVIAVDIHNRIAAKDQGYFRQSRERRFGMSLEAFTADTATAREGLRHALAPLRFTLRQQAFVCGATPAYADYCVFGMMMWARCISPVELLEQDDPVFAWRERLLDAHDGLARHAPRAQ; this is translated from the coding sequence ATGAGGATGGCTCAAACGGACGATAGCCCGGCCCCCGCTGCGACGACGCTGAAGCTCTATGAACTGGCGAGCGCGGACGAAACTGTGCGCTTCAGCCCGCATTGCTGGAAGACCCGCATGGCACTCGCCCACAAGGGGCTCAATGCCGAGCGCATTCCCTGGCGCTTCACGGACAAGGATGTCATCGCGTTCTCCGGACAGGGTCTCGTGCCGGTGCTGGTCGATGGCGAGGCTGTCGTCAACGATTCCTGGCGCATCGCCGAACATCTCGAGGAGCGTTATCCGCATTCTTCACTGTTCGGTGGCGACACGGGCCGGGCCGTTGCGCGCTTCGTCAATAGCTGGGCGGATGGAATGCTCGTTCCCGCCATCATTAAAGTCATCGCGGTTGACATCCACAACCGGATCGCGGCGAAGGACCAGGGCTATTTTCGCCAATCGCGCGAGAGACGCTTCGGCATGTCGCTGGAAGCCTTCACCGCCGATACCGCCACGGCACGTGAGGGCTTACGTCATGCTTTGGCGCCGTTACGTTTCACGCTGCGCCAGCAAGCCTTTGTCTGCGGCGCCACGCCGGCTTATGCAGACTACTGCGTATTCGGCATGATGATGTGGGCTCGCTGTATCAGCCCGGTCGAGCTTCTGGAGCAGGACGACCCTGTCTTCGCCTGGCGGGAACGGCTGCTCGATGCCCATGATGGCCTCGCTCGCCATGCCCCGCGCGCTCAGTGA